One Pyrofollis japonicus DNA window includes the following coding sequences:
- a CDS encoding ArsR/SmtB family transcription factor — protein sequence MSLAQTNETKQKTEVTREGIIEKDGVLIVSGEEYIYRVCSALASPTRIKILMELLRREADVGEIADMIKQSKANASTQVRRLEEIGLVRSEYRPGVRGVRKVVKTAVKEIRIILEPPKEEKK from the coding sequence TTGTCGCTCGCACAAACGAACGAGACCAAGCAGAAAACCGAAGTAACAAGGGAAGGAATAATTGAAAAGGACGGTGTTCTTATAGTTTCAGGAGAAGAATACATATACCGTGTATGCAGTGCCCTTGCAAGCCCGACAAGGATAAAGATACTCATGGAGCTGCTGAGGAGGGAGGCCGATGTAGGAGAGATAGCTGATATGATAAAGCAGAGTAAGGCCAATGCGTCGACACAGGTTAGGAGACTAGAAGAGATAGGGCTGGTACGATCAGAGTATAGACCCGGTGTGCGAGGAGTAAGAAAAGTTGTAAAAACAGCTGTGAAGGAGATACGAATTATACTAGAGCCCCCTAAGGAGGAAAAGAAATAG